In Haliaeetus albicilla chromosome 12, bHalAlb1.1, whole genome shotgun sequence, a genomic segment contains:
- the UNK gene encoding RING finger protein unkempt homolog isoform X3 encodes MSKGPVASGPAAAGPASAASALQAQPEKPQHYTYLKEFRTEQCPLFVQHKCTQHRPYTCFHWHFVNQRRRRSIRRRDGTFNYSPDIYCTKYDETTGICPEGDECPFLHRTTGDTERRYHLRYYKTGICIHETDSKGNCTKNGVHCAFAHGPHDLRSPVYDIRELQAMEALQNGQTTSEGGIEGQSAVAASHAMIEKILSEEPRWQDTTYVLGNYKTEQCKKPPRLCRQGYACPYYHNSKDRRRSPRKHKYRSSPCPSVKHGDEWGDPSKCENGDSCQYCHTRTEQQFHPEIYKSTKCNDMQQSGSCPRGPFCAFAHVEQPALSEDLQQSSAVSSPTQTGPVMYMPSAAGDSVPVSPSSPHAPDLSNILCRNSSLGSPSNICGSPPGAIGKPHGLETIGFPPDSVTAAGSYKKAPGFEREDQVGAEYLKSFKCQQAKMKSHSLEHRSQEQPLLQPKQDILGILPVGSPLTSSISSSITSSLAATPPSPAGTSSIPGMNANALPFYPTSDTVESVIESALDDLDLNEFGVAALEKTFDSSTVPHTSGIMIGGSLLQSSAPVNIPGSLGSSASFHSASPSPPVSLSSHFLHQPQGHLSQSENTFLGTSASHGSLGLNGMNSSIWEHFASGSFSPSTSPAFLSGPGAAELARLRQELDEANGTIKQWEESWKQAKQACDAWKKEAEEANDRANTANMECELAREQREALELQVKKLQEELERIHTGQDPQFLRSFSDLETLSLSSLYTLQKQLRANLEKVDKAVFQMQSVKCLKCQEENRVVLPCQHAVLCETCAEEGECPICHPNRPHSLQS; translated from the exons TTACCTGAAGGAGTTCCGCACAGAGCAGTGTCCTCTTTTCGTGCAGCACAAGTGCACTCAGCACCGGCCCTACACTTGCTTCCACTGGCACTTTGTCAACCAGCGTCGTCGCAGATCTATCCGCCGCCGGGACGGTACATTTAACTACAGCCCTGACATTTACTGTACCAAGTATGACGAGACCACAGGAATCTGCCCAGAAGGAGATGA GTGTCCCTTCTTGCATAGAACTACTGGAGACACAGAGAGGAGGTATCACTTGCGCTACTACAAAACTGGAATCTGTATTCATGAGACAGACTCCAAGGGAAACTGCACGAAGAATGGAGTCCACTGCGCGTTTGCTCATGGGCCCCATGACCTACGCTCTCCAGTGTATGACATCAG GGAGCTTCAGGCAATGGAGGCTTTGCAGAATGGTCAGACTACATCAGAAGGTGGCATAGAGGGTCAGTCTGCAGTTGCTGCCAGCCATGCTATGATAGAGAAAATACTCAGTGAGGAGCCAAGGTGGCAAG ATACAACATATGTGTTGGGAAATTACAAGACAGAACAATGTAAGAAACCCCCCCGTCTCTGTCGCCAGGGTTATGCCTGTCCCTACTACCACAATAGCAAAGACAGAAGAAGAAGcccaagaaaacacaaatacag ATCTTCGCCATGTCCCAGTGTGAAACATGGAGATGAGTGGGGAGATCCCAGTAAGTGTGAAAATGGAGACTCATGCCAATACTGCCACACTCGCACAGAACAGCAGTTCCATCCAGAG ATCTACAAATCCACCAAATGCAATGATATGCAGCAGTCTGGCAGCTGTCCCCGAGGACCCTTCTGTGCCTTTGCACATGTAGAAC agCCTGCGCTCAGTGAAGACTTACAGCAATCCTCGGCTGTGTCTAGCCCGACACAGACAGGCCCTGTGATGTATATGCCATCGGCAGCTGGTGATTCTGTTCCAGTCAGCCCTTCCAGTCCACATGCCCCAGACCTTAGCAAT ATTCTTTGTAGGAACAGCAGTCTCGGAAGCCCATCTAATATATGTGGGTCTCCTCCTGGTGCCATTGGAAAGCCACACGGCTTGGAGACCATTGGTTTTCCTCCAGACTCAGTAACAGCAGCCGGCAGCTACAAGAAAGCACCGGGGTTTGAGCGAGAAGATCAGGTGGGGGCCGAGTATTTGAAGAGTTTCAAATGCCAG CAAGCAAAAATGAAGTCCCACTCACTGGAACACAGGAGCCAGGAGCAACCTTTGTTACAGCCCAAACAG GACATACTGGGTATTCTCCCAGTGGGAAGCCCGCTGACATCCAGCATCTCCTCTAGTATCACCTCCAGTCTGGCTGCAACGCCACCAAGCCCGGCCGGCACCAGCAGCATACCAGGCATGAATGCCAATGCCCTTCCTTTCTATCCAACCAGTGACACCGTTGAGTCTGTCATAG AGTCTGCCTTGGATGACCTGGACCTGAATGAATTCGGAGTGGCTGCCCTGGAGAAGACATTTGACAGCAGCACAGTGCCCCACACGAGTGGCATCATGATAG GTGGGAGTTTGCTGCAAAGTTCTGCTCCTGTAAATATCCCTGGGTCCCTTGGAAGCTCTGCCTCCTTtcactctgcctctccttctCCACCGGTCAGCCTCTCATCGCATTTCCTTCATCAGCCCCAGGGACACTTAAGCCAATCAGAAAACACGTTCCTGGGGACGTCAGCTTCTCATGGATCATTAG GTTTAAATGGGATGAACAGCAGCATATGGGAACACTTTGCTTCGGGGAGTTTTTCGCCCAGTACCTCACCTGCATTTCTGTCAGGTCCAGGTGCTGCGGAGCTGGCACGGCTACGACAAGAACTGGATGAAGCCAACGGCACAATAAAGCAGTGGGAAGAGTCTTGGAAACAAGCCAAACAG GCTTGTGATGCTTGGaaaaaggaggcagaggaagcaAATGATCGCGCCAACACAGCTAACATGGAATGTGAACTGGCCCGGGAGCAGAGGGAAGCATTGGAGCTGCAAGTGAagaagctgcaggaggagctggagaggaTCCACACAGGCCAGGACCCTCAGTTTCTGCGCTCCTTCTCTGACCTGGAaacactctctctctcttcgCTTTACACCCTTCAGAAACAGCTGCGGGCAAACCTGGAGAAAGTTGATAAG GCGGTATTTCAGATGCAGTCAGTGAAATGCCTTAAGTGTCAGGAGGAGAACCGGGTGGTGTTACCGTGCCAACACGCAGTGCTGTGTGAAACGTGCGCCGAGGAGGGCGAGTGCCCCATCTGCCATCCCAACAGGCCTCACTCTCTCCAGTCGTGA
- the UNK gene encoding RING finger protein unkempt homolog isoform X4 has protein sequence MSKGPVASGPAAAGPASAASALQAQPEKPQHYTYLKEFRTEQCPLFVQHKCTQHRPYTCFHWHFVNQRRRRSIRRRDGTFNYSPDIYCTKYDETTGICPEGDECPFLHRTTGDTERRYHLRYYKTGICIHETDSKGNCTKNGVHCAFAHGPHDLRSPVYDIRELQAMEALQNGQTTSEGGIEGQSAVAASHAMIEKILSEEPRWQDTTYVLGNYKTEQCKKPPRLCRQGYACPYYHNSKDRRRSPRKHKYRSSPCPSVKHGDEWGDPSKCENGDSCQYCHTRTEQQFHPEIYKSTKCNDMQQSGSCPRGPFCAFAHVEQPALSEDLQQSSAVSSPTQTGPVMYMPSAAGDSVPVSPSSPHAPDLSNVWNKSGTLPTSPTSTTILCRNSSLGSPSNICGSPPGAIGKPHGLETIGFPPDSVTAAGSYKKAPGFEREDQVGAEYLKSFKCQQAKMKSHSLEHRSQEQPLLQPKQDILGILPVGSPLTSSISSSITSSLAATPPSPAGTSSIPGMNANALPFYPTSDTVESVIESALDDLDLNEFGVAALEKTFDSSTVPHTSGIMIGGSLLQSSAPVNIPGSLGSSASFHSASPSPPVSLSSHFLHQPQGHLSQSENTFLGTSASHGSLGPGAAELARLRQELDEANGTIKQWEESWKQAKQACDAWKKEAEEANDRANTANMECELAREQREALELQVKKLQEELERIHTGQDPQFLRSFSDLETLSLSSLYTLQKQLRANLEKVDKAVFQMQSVKCLKCQEENRVVLPCQHAVLCETCAEEGECPICHPNRPHSLQS, from the exons TTACCTGAAGGAGTTCCGCACAGAGCAGTGTCCTCTTTTCGTGCAGCACAAGTGCACTCAGCACCGGCCCTACACTTGCTTCCACTGGCACTTTGTCAACCAGCGTCGTCGCAGATCTATCCGCCGCCGGGACGGTACATTTAACTACAGCCCTGACATTTACTGTACCAAGTATGACGAGACCACAGGAATCTGCCCAGAAGGAGATGA GTGTCCCTTCTTGCATAGAACTACTGGAGACACAGAGAGGAGGTATCACTTGCGCTACTACAAAACTGGAATCTGTATTCATGAGACAGACTCCAAGGGAAACTGCACGAAGAATGGAGTCCACTGCGCGTTTGCTCATGGGCCCCATGACCTACGCTCTCCAGTGTATGACATCAG GGAGCTTCAGGCAATGGAGGCTTTGCAGAATGGTCAGACTACATCAGAAGGTGGCATAGAGGGTCAGTCTGCAGTTGCTGCCAGCCATGCTATGATAGAGAAAATACTCAGTGAGGAGCCAAGGTGGCAAG ATACAACATATGTGTTGGGAAATTACAAGACAGAACAATGTAAGAAACCCCCCCGTCTCTGTCGCCAGGGTTATGCCTGTCCCTACTACCACAATAGCAAAGACAGAAGAAGAAGcccaagaaaacacaaatacag ATCTTCGCCATGTCCCAGTGTGAAACATGGAGATGAGTGGGGAGATCCCAGTAAGTGTGAAAATGGAGACTCATGCCAATACTGCCACACTCGCACAGAACAGCAGTTCCATCCAGAG ATCTACAAATCCACCAAATGCAATGATATGCAGCAGTCTGGCAGCTGTCCCCGAGGACCCTTCTGTGCCTTTGCACATGTAGAAC agCCTGCGCTCAGTGAAGACTTACAGCAATCCTCGGCTGTGTCTAGCCCGACACAGACAGGCCCTGTGATGTATATGCCATCGGCAGCTGGTGATTCTGTTCCAGTCAGCCCTTCCAGTCCACATGCCCCAGACCTTAGCAAT GTGTGGAATAAATCAGGAACTCTGCCAACTAGCCCCACCTCCACCACA ATTCTTTGTAGGAACAGCAGTCTCGGAAGCCCATCTAATATATGTGGGTCTCCTCCTGGTGCCATTGGAAAGCCACACGGCTTGGAGACCATTGGTTTTCCTCCAGACTCAGTAACAGCAGCCGGCAGCTACAAGAAAGCACCGGGGTTTGAGCGAGAAGATCAGGTGGGGGCCGAGTATTTGAAGAGTTTCAAATGCCAG CAAGCAAAAATGAAGTCCCACTCACTGGAACACAGGAGCCAGGAGCAACCTTTGTTACAGCCCAAACAG GACATACTGGGTATTCTCCCAGTGGGAAGCCCGCTGACATCCAGCATCTCCTCTAGTATCACCTCCAGTCTGGCTGCAACGCCACCAAGCCCGGCCGGCACCAGCAGCATACCAGGCATGAATGCCAATGCCCTTCCTTTCTATCCAACCAGTGACACCGTTGAGTCTGTCATAG AGTCTGCCTTGGATGACCTGGACCTGAATGAATTCGGAGTGGCTGCCCTGGAGAAGACATTTGACAGCAGCACAGTGCCCCACACGAGTGGCATCATGATAG GTGGGAGTTTGCTGCAAAGTTCTGCTCCTGTAAATATCCCTGGGTCCCTTGGAAGCTCTGCCTCCTTtcactctgcctctccttctCCACCGGTCAGCCTCTCATCGCATTTCCTTCATCAGCCCCAGGGACACTTAAGCCAATCAGAAAACACGTTCCTGGGGACGTCAGCTTCTCATGGATCATTAG GTCCAGGTGCTGCGGAGCTGGCACGGCTACGACAAGAACTGGATGAAGCCAACGGCACAATAAAGCAGTGGGAAGAGTCTTGGAAACAAGCCAAACAG GCTTGTGATGCTTGGaaaaaggaggcagaggaagcaAATGATCGCGCCAACACAGCTAACATGGAATGTGAACTGGCCCGGGAGCAGAGGGAAGCATTGGAGCTGCAAGTGAagaagctgcaggaggagctggagaggaTCCACACAGGCCAGGACCCTCAGTTTCTGCGCTCCTTCTCTGACCTGGAaacactctctctctcttcgCTTTACACCCTTCAGAAACAGCTGCGGGCAAACCTGGAGAAAGTTGATAAG GCGGTATTTCAGATGCAGTCAGTGAAATGCCTTAAGTGTCAGGAGGAGAACCGGGTGGTGTTACCGTGCCAACACGCAGTGCTGTGTGAAACGTGCGCCGAGGAGGGCGAGTGCCCCATCTGCCATCCCAACAGGCCTCACTCTCTCCAGTCGTGA
- the UNK gene encoding RING finger protein unkempt homolog isoform X7, producing the protein MSKGPVASGPAAAGPASAASALQAQPEKPQHYTYLKEFRTEQCPLFVQHKCTQHRPYTCFHWHFVNQRRRRSIRRRDGTFNYSPDIYCTKYDETTGICPEGDECPFLHRTTGDTERRYHLRYYKTGICIHETDSKGNCTKNGVHCAFAHGPHDLRSPVYDIRELQAMEALQNGQTTSEGGIEGQSAVAASHAMIEKILSEEPRWQDTTYVLGNYKTEQCKKPPRLCRQGYACPYYHNSKDRRRSPRKHKYRSSPCPSVKHGDEWGDPSKCENGDSCQYCHTRTEQQFHPEIYKSTKCNDMQQSGSCPRGPFCAFAHVEQPALSEDLQQSSAVSSPTQTGPVMYMPSAAGDSVPVSPSSPHAPDLSNQAKMKSHSLEHRSQEQPLLQPKQDILGILPVGSPLTSSISSSITSSLAATPPSPAGTSSIPGMNANALPFYPTSDTVESVIESALDDLDLNEFGVAALEKTFDSSTVPHTSGIMIGGSLLQSSAPVNIPGSLGSSASFHSASPSPPVSLSSHFLHQPQGHLSQSENTFLGTSASHGSLGLNGMNSSIWEHFASGSFSPSTSPAFLSGPGAAELARLRQELDEANGTIKQWEESWKQAKQACDAWKKEAEEANDRANTANMECELAREQREALELQVKKLQEELERIHTGQDPQFLRSFSDLETLSLSSLYTLQKQLRANLEKVDKAVFQMQSVKCLKCQEENRVVLPCQHAVLCETCAEEGECPICHPNRPHSLQS; encoded by the exons TTACCTGAAGGAGTTCCGCACAGAGCAGTGTCCTCTTTTCGTGCAGCACAAGTGCACTCAGCACCGGCCCTACACTTGCTTCCACTGGCACTTTGTCAACCAGCGTCGTCGCAGATCTATCCGCCGCCGGGACGGTACATTTAACTACAGCCCTGACATTTACTGTACCAAGTATGACGAGACCACAGGAATCTGCCCAGAAGGAGATGA GTGTCCCTTCTTGCATAGAACTACTGGAGACACAGAGAGGAGGTATCACTTGCGCTACTACAAAACTGGAATCTGTATTCATGAGACAGACTCCAAGGGAAACTGCACGAAGAATGGAGTCCACTGCGCGTTTGCTCATGGGCCCCATGACCTACGCTCTCCAGTGTATGACATCAG GGAGCTTCAGGCAATGGAGGCTTTGCAGAATGGTCAGACTACATCAGAAGGTGGCATAGAGGGTCAGTCTGCAGTTGCTGCCAGCCATGCTATGATAGAGAAAATACTCAGTGAGGAGCCAAGGTGGCAAG ATACAACATATGTGTTGGGAAATTACAAGACAGAACAATGTAAGAAACCCCCCCGTCTCTGTCGCCAGGGTTATGCCTGTCCCTACTACCACAATAGCAAAGACAGAAGAAGAAGcccaagaaaacacaaatacag ATCTTCGCCATGTCCCAGTGTGAAACATGGAGATGAGTGGGGAGATCCCAGTAAGTGTGAAAATGGAGACTCATGCCAATACTGCCACACTCGCACAGAACAGCAGTTCCATCCAGAG ATCTACAAATCCACCAAATGCAATGATATGCAGCAGTCTGGCAGCTGTCCCCGAGGACCCTTCTGTGCCTTTGCACATGTAGAAC agCCTGCGCTCAGTGAAGACTTACAGCAATCCTCGGCTGTGTCTAGCCCGACACAGACAGGCCCTGTGATGTATATGCCATCGGCAGCTGGTGATTCTGTTCCAGTCAGCCCTTCCAGTCCACATGCCCCAGACCTTAGCAAT CAAGCAAAAATGAAGTCCCACTCACTGGAACACAGGAGCCAGGAGCAACCTTTGTTACAGCCCAAACAG GACATACTGGGTATTCTCCCAGTGGGAAGCCCGCTGACATCCAGCATCTCCTCTAGTATCACCTCCAGTCTGGCTGCAACGCCACCAAGCCCGGCCGGCACCAGCAGCATACCAGGCATGAATGCCAATGCCCTTCCTTTCTATCCAACCAGTGACACCGTTGAGTCTGTCATAG AGTCTGCCTTGGATGACCTGGACCTGAATGAATTCGGAGTGGCTGCCCTGGAGAAGACATTTGACAGCAGCACAGTGCCCCACACGAGTGGCATCATGATAG GTGGGAGTTTGCTGCAAAGTTCTGCTCCTGTAAATATCCCTGGGTCCCTTGGAAGCTCTGCCTCCTTtcactctgcctctccttctCCACCGGTCAGCCTCTCATCGCATTTCCTTCATCAGCCCCAGGGACACTTAAGCCAATCAGAAAACACGTTCCTGGGGACGTCAGCTTCTCATGGATCATTAG GTTTAAATGGGATGAACAGCAGCATATGGGAACACTTTGCTTCGGGGAGTTTTTCGCCCAGTACCTCACCTGCATTTCTGTCAGGTCCAGGTGCTGCGGAGCTGGCACGGCTACGACAAGAACTGGATGAAGCCAACGGCACAATAAAGCAGTGGGAAGAGTCTTGGAAACAAGCCAAACAG GCTTGTGATGCTTGGaaaaaggaggcagaggaagcaAATGATCGCGCCAACACAGCTAACATGGAATGTGAACTGGCCCGGGAGCAGAGGGAAGCATTGGAGCTGCAAGTGAagaagctgcaggaggagctggagaggaTCCACACAGGCCAGGACCCTCAGTTTCTGCGCTCCTTCTCTGACCTGGAaacactctctctctcttcgCTTTACACCCTTCAGAAACAGCTGCGGGCAAACCTGGAGAAAGTTGATAAG GCGGTATTTCAGATGCAGTCAGTGAAATGCCTTAAGTGTCAGGAGGAGAACCGGGTGGTGTTACCGTGCCAACACGCAGTGCTGTGTGAAACGTGCGCCGAGGAGGGCGAGTGCCCCATCTGCCATCCCAACAGGCCTCACTCTCTCCAGTCGTGA
- the UNK gene encoding RING finger protein unkempt homolog isoform X1 produces MSKGPVASGPAAAGPASAASALQAQPEKPQHYTYLKEFRTEQCPLFVQHKCTQHRPYTCFHWHFVNQRRRRSIRRRDGTFNYSPDIYCTKYDETTGICPEGDECPFLHRTTGDTERRYHLRYYKTGICIHETDSKGNCTKNGVHCAFAHGPHDLRSPVYDIRELQAMEALQNGQTTSEGGIEGQSAVAASHAMIEKILSEEPRWQDTTYVLGNYKTEQCKKPPRLCRQGYACPYYHNSKDRRRSPRKHKYRSSPCPSVKHGDEWGDPSKCENGDSCQYCHTRTEQQFHPEIYKSTKCNDMQQSGSCPRGPFCAFAHVEQPALSEDLQQSSAVSSPTQTGPVMYMPSAAGDSVPVSPSSPHAPDLSNVWNKSGTLPTSPTSTTILCRNSSLGSPSNICGSPPGAIGKPHGLETIGFPPDSVTAAGSYKKAPGFEREDQVGAEYLKSFKCQQAKMKSHSLEHRSQEQPLLQPKQDILGILPVGSPLTSSISSSITSSLAATPPSPAGTSSIPGMNANALPFYPTSDTVESVIESALDDLDLNEFGVAALEKTFDSSTVPHTSGIMIGGSLLQSSAPVNIPGSLGSSASFHSASPSPPVSLSSHFLHQPQGHLSQSENTFLGTSASHGSLGLNGMNSSIWEHFASGSFSPSTSPAFLSGPGAAELARLRQELDEANGTIKQWEESWKQAKQACDAWKKEAEEANDRANTANMECELAREQREALELQVKKLQEELERIHTGQDPQFLRSFSDLETLSLSSLYTLQKQLRANLEKVDKAVFQMQSVKCLKCQEENRVVLPCQHAVLCETCAEEGECPICHPNRPHSLQS; encoded by the exons TTACCTGAAGGAGTTCCGCACAGAGCAGTGTCCTCTTTTCGTGCAGCACAAGTGCACTCAGCACCGGCCCTACACTTGCTTCCACTGGCACTTTGTCAACCAGCGTCGTCGCAGATCTATCCGCCGCCGGGACGGTACATTTAACTACAGCCCTGACATTTACTGTACCAAGTATGACGAGACCACAGGAATCTGCCCAGAAGGAGATGA GTGTCCCTTCTTGCATAGAACTACTGGAGACACAGAGAGGAGGTATCACTTGCGCTACTACAAAACTGGAATCTGTATTCATGAGACAGACTCCAAGGGAAACTGCACGAAGAATGGAGTCCACTGCGCGTTTGCTCATGGGCCCCATGACCTACGCTCTCCAGTGTATGACATCAG GGAGCTTCAGGCAATGGAGGCTTTGCAGAATGGTCAGACTACATCAGAAGGTGGCATAGAGGGTCAGTCTGCAGTTGCTGCCAGCCATGCTATGATAGAGAAAATACTCAGTGAGGAGCCAAGGTGGCAAG ATACAACATATGTGTTGGGAAATTACAAGACAGAACAATGTAAGAAACCCCCCCGTCTCTGTCGCCAGGGTTATGCCTGTCCCTACTACCACAATAGCAAAGACAGAAGAAGAAGcccaagaaaacacaaatacag ATCTTCGCCATGTCCCAGTGTGAAACATGGAGATGAGTGGGGAGATCCCAGTAAGTGTGAAAATGGAGACTCATGCCAATACTGCCACACTCGCACAGAACAGCAGTTCCATCCAGAG ATCTACAAATCCACCAAATGCAATGATATGCAGCAGTCTGGCAGCTGTCCCCGAGGACCCTTCTGTGCCTTTGCACATGTAGAAC agCCTGCGCTCAGTGAAGACTTACAGCAATCCTCGGCTGTGTCTAGCCCGACACAGACAGGCCCTGTGATGTATATGCCATCGGCAGCTGGTGATTCTGTTCCAGTCAGCCCTTCCAGTCCACATGCCCCAGACCTTAGCAAT GTGTGGAATAAATCAGGAACTCTGCCAACTAGCCCCACCTCCACCACA ATTCTTTGTAGGAACAGCAGTCTCGGAAGCCCATCTAATATATGTGGGTCTCCTCCTGGTGCCATTGGAAAGCCACACGGCTTGGAGACCATTGGTTTTCCTCCAGACTCAGTAACAGCAGCCGGCAGCTACAAGAAAGCACCGGGGTTTGAGCGAGAAGATCAGGTGGGGGCCGAGTATTTGAAGAGTTTCAAATGCCAG CAAGCAAAAATGAAGTCCCACTCACTGGAACACAGGAGCCAGGAGCAACCTTTGTTACAGCCCAAACAG GACATACTGGGTATTCTCCCAGTGGGAAGCCCGCTGACATCCAGCATCTCCTCTAGTATCACCTCCAGTCTGGCTGCAACGCCACCAAGCCCGGCCGGCACCAGCAGCATACCAGGCATGAATGCCAATGCCCTTCCTTTCTATCCAACCAGTGACACCGTTGAGTCTGTCATAG AGTCTGCCTTGGATGACCTGGACCTGAATGAATTCGGAGTGGCTGCCCTGGAGAAGACATTTGACAGCAGCACAGTGCCCCACACGAGTGGCATCATGATAG GTGGGAGTTTGCTGCAAAGTTCTGCTCCTGTAAATATCCCTGGGTCCCTTGGAAGCTCTGCCTCCTTtcactctgcctctccttctCCACCGGTCAGCCTCTCATCGCATTTCCTTCATCAGCCCCAGGGACACTTAAGCCAATCAGAAAACACGTTCCTGGGGACGTCAGCTTCTCATGGATCATTAG GTTTAAATGGGATGAACAGCAGCATATGGGAACACTTTGCTTCGGGGAGTTTTTCGCCCAGTACCTCACCTGCATTTCTGTCAGGTCCAGGTGCTGCGGAGCTGGCACGGCTACGACAAGAACTGGATGAAGCCAACGGCACAATAAAGCAGTGGGAAGAGTCTTGGAAACAAGCCAAACAG GCTTGTGATGCTTGGaaaaaggaggcagaggaagcaAATGATCGCGCCAACACAGCTAACATGGAATGTGAACTGGCCCGGGAGCAGAGGGAAGCATTGGAGCTGCAAGTGAagaagctgcaggaggagctggagaggaTCCACACAGGCCAGGACCCTCAGTTTCTGCGCTCCTTCTCTGACCTGGAaacactctctctctcttcgCTTTACACCCTTCAGAAACAGCTGCGGGCAAACCTGGAGAAAGTTGATAAG GCGGTATTTCAGATGCAGTCAGTGAAATGCCTTAAGTGTCAGGAGGAGAACCGGGTGGTGTTACCGTGCCAACACGCAGTGCTGTGTGAAACGTGCGCCGAGGAGGGCGAGTGCCCCATCTGCCATCCCAACAGGCCTCACTCTCTCCAGTCGTGA